DNA from Peromyscus leucopus breed LL Stock chromosome 3, UCI_PerLeu_2.1, whole genome shotgun sequence:
ATATAACCCCCTCTGGATTTCCCATTGGCAGTTAGAGGCTCTCTTAGCTGCGTTGTCTCTTTATCGTTGGTCCCCAGCATTCTGATAGTCATGCATCACCAATCACCAGATGCAGGGGCAGACtccaagttggctcagtgggaagTAGCCAGCAGGAATGCCTATGCGCACTACCCAGAACAGGGCAGCTGCAGTTTTATCAGGCTAGCTGGCTGCGCTCCTcctatagaaaccctaaccaagacagacaGCGTCCTGCATATTTGGTTCCTGGCTCTTTCTGGGTGCTGTCTGTGGGAGCCTATCAGACAGACACCTCTTAGTGTTTCTTCctcacagcattcagaaagttGTCACTTGTGTTCTGTTGGACACATTCACATTCTAGCTCTATGGGAGGAACATAGCCTCTGGGCAAGCAGGTAAAGTCAGAGGACACTTGTTAATTTCCTTGGTTTTTGAGAGTGCTAGCTCTTTTAGGAAGGCCATTTGCTTAAGAGCAAAGCAGAGTTTTCAAAgatcttttccattttattcctgAATTTTCCTGTTGTGCGCTTCCCTTTGCTTAGCCTGCTCCTCTCCTTGCCTTAGGATTACAAAAATGCTTAGTGATTGTGGTTCTACTACTTCCACATCTACTAGTGGAAGAGCCATCTATCAGTGCAGGGAGCTGTTTCAGTCCTTTGGGAGGCAGGCATCCCTGCTGGAGGGAAGCACTGTCTTTACCTTCTGGGGAAGTCCAAGGATCAGTCCCTTCCTGCAGGAGAGTCGGTGTGCAAGCTCCACCCAGTGGCATCCTTCCCAGCAGGCCTGCCCTGTTCCGAGGACCTGGCCCTCAGCTTTAACTGGAGAAAAGCTAAGGTGCCCGAGCCAGGCTGCCATAGGATCATAGCGTGCTCTAATCATGGCTCTTTGCGGACTCTCAAAGCCACCTGTGAATCATTCAGGCTTGGCCTGCCACTGTATTGCTCCCCCAGCTTGGATTTAGCTTCCTAGAAACTTCTCTCCTTGGTGTCCTTCCTGTGAgatactttcttctctctctctctctctctctctctctctctctctctctctctctctctctctctgtatctatctatctatctatctatctatctatctatctatctatctatcttccctccttctcctcctcctcctccttctttttgtcGTGCTGATTTCTTCTCAGACTTTGTCATGAGGTCTTAGTTTGTTCCAGTTTGAACAAAAAAGTCCTCCATTTTCCTTTGGAAACTAAGAACTCAGGGCAACCAACATAGAAGAACTATTTGAGAACCATCAAAAACACTGTTGCCTTGGTACCCTCCTGGACCAGGTAGGTCTCTCTATTGCCTGTGGATGGAATGTGCTGGtttggagactgtctcaaacactTCCCATTTGTCAATCAAACACTGGCAATCAGCAAGGTTCCTGTTGTGTAGGGAAAGGCACCAGCCCGTGGTGTTTAAATATGTGGAAATGAGACATTATTCTAGGAGCTTGGTGACGCTTGTCCCCACATCACAGAAATGTAGACATCTCTCAATATTGTCATTTACTTTGTGAGTATCTTCTAACTTACCTTACATCATCTCTTCTCATAGCTTCAGGCCAGATTTCCCCTGCTTGTTTACTACACACCACTGGCTTTCTGTCAGTGATTCATTTCACGGGTGATGAACCAAAACTCAGGTCCaggcagagggaggctggagaCGCTGCTGTCCTGGGCTTTTGTGAGCGGTGTGCTTCAGATCCTGGGGACCCAGCACTCCTGGCTGCAGACAAAACAACTCTGGATTGACAGGTTCCCTGGGAGATTAGGTGATCCCACAAATCTGAAATACGTGACCTGATGTTGTGATACCAGCCACCTGTCCAGGTCATCTGGGTGTGTCACCGGTGCTTACTAGACCAGAAAAGGTAATTGTGTCACTGCAAAGGATGTGAAAACGAAGGCAGTAGCAGCAGCATGCCCTGCAGGGCCCATGGTGGAAACAAGCTTCCTGACGTGAGGACCccaactgaatgaatgaatatggtCCCTTTAGAGATCTGCTTACCAAAGAGCCGCTTATGGCTTGGCTCTCTACATCCAACATCGTTATTTGTTAGACTGAAAAGAGCTGTTTCTCTGAAACTCGCATATTGGAGCCCCAGCCCTTGGTCCTTAAGTGATAGGGTTTAATGAGGTCACAAGGATGCAGGCTCATGATAGGATTAGCGTCCcttgagaagaagaagagaggaaggttATCCCACCCTGAGAGCTCCTTGTCCCTAGGCCAAGTGAGGACACAGCAAAAGGACAGTTCTCTGTAAGTCAGGAAGCAGCCTTCAGCAAGAACGGGATCCGCCATCAATCACCATGACCTTGGATTTCATCTCTAGAACTGAAGGAGGGAAATTGCTTTTGCTGAGTGACGCCCTCCCCACTTGCAGCTTGTTTCAGTAGCAGAGTGAAGACCTATCCGTCCATCAGAGCTGTGTGGTAAGAGCCTCCTCCATCTGTCTAACATCAGAGCCACTGACCATAGCTGGCTCTAGACCACTTAGAATGTAGTTACTGTGATTGAGAAACTGAAAACACAAATTGCATTTAGTTTTCATTACTATAAATGAAAGTTTAAGTAGTCAAGTGGCATTCATAGGCACTGTATCAGGCAGCATGGGTCTAGATGAATTTCAGTCACTAACCTGAGCACTGGTTTGAGTGAGCAGTCCATGGGCTTGGGAACCTAGGAGGAGATGCCCATTCAAGCTGACTTATATCTTCATCTGTCTATAGCCTCAGGATTTCAGAACCCTGTGCTGCTGTCATGCATGCCTGAGGTGTCTCTCTTCCAATCCTTCCTATGTCCTACATTGCATGTCTGCACTATACATTCTCCTCCAGGTGAAACACATAGCCGCCGGGGTTGCAGGAGATAGCAGGAGAGCAGGGCCAAGCCCCAGAACAAGGGTCACAAGATACAACGTGACTTTCCCTAGTGACCTGTGTCCTGAGAAGGGGACACTGTGCAATAAATACAGTGTTTTCACTTTTCTGAGACATGAAGGGAACACCAGGACTTGTTCCCTTTGGTCCCATCCATGGCTTGTACTGCTGCTGCTCTGTGGAAATGAAGCTCATTCTGCCctgagagacacacagaggaagTCCCAGATGTTCCTTCTTGACTGGGGCCATTTCCAGCTCCACTGCCACCTGCTCCTGTCAAGCTTTCCTCTTCGCCACTCAGCCACCCCTCAACAGGTTACCAGTTCGGGGCAAAGCTATGGCAGCAGCAGGGACTTCTTCTGAGGTTCAGCTAGGGAGCCTGGCCGTGAGAGCACTGCTGGCCAAGGCAGCAGGCATTTTGGCTGTGTGATGATGCAAAGGCATCAAGACGGAACTGAAccggaagcttcctccctgctcgCTAGCCTTCTCAGTACCAGAAAGTGCTATTtaagctgctgggggagaaaaggtaTAAATAGTCTTACCCAGATGAGAACCCTACTAACTATGAGACCAATCATCAAGACAAGATAGGCCCATCTAAGCAACAGTGGCACCACAGTTATGGAGGTAACCAATCAGACTTTTGATTTGAGATCCATTCTACAAAAGGGAACCAGAGCCCTGTACTTAAACCcggttttaaaaaaagaataaaaaaacaaaacatgatcagAGAGGTCATAAGCCATCTGGTGGGGGCTAATACTGCTGTTAGCTAAACTGGCATAGTGTTAAACCACCATCTAAACATTTATGGTTGTACCCATAGGAAAAATGCTTGTTCAGACAAGCCTCTTTTTGCAGTGAGTGGTGAATGCACTCATGACTTCACAGGGTGCTAAGAATAAGTGATTGCTGAGTGTCAGCCTTAAACCAGACATTTATACCATTcctccaagactcagggaacatttcagaagaggaccaagaaagaatgcaagagccagAAGATAGGGAGAAAAGCTGAGAAATGCCATCATCTGGGAAAGACATGGTGTCCACAAGGAGAGTTGCCATACAGTCCTTCATCCTTCAGCAGACGCAGGCGCTCATTGAGCCTTACGTGATAGAGCTCTGCAGGCTCCTATGATTCTTTGGGACCATTTAGTTCTCTTCCTTTGGTCATTGTTTTTTGTCTCATTGGCCTTCGCACAGGCTTGTTCCTAGAGCTATTTAGGCCCTGTAGGATGTGAGGCCATCACTAGTGGTGGAGACCTGATCTAGCCCAGAAACAAGGAAATCATTAGGACTAGACCTTGACCTCAGATGGGCCCTGTAGGGTCTGCTGTGAGCTCCCTCTGTGTCCAGACAGGCTGGAACCTCACCTTCTGAGAGGCAGCAGTTGCTTGGATGAAAGGTGCTGCCAGCATGGATATCTTCAGCTCTCTGTGACTTCTCCTACATCTTGTTTCCTCCAGTTTCCCTGAAAATCATGGTCCAGCAAAGCTGGAAGATTACCGGATTCAACCATTTCTTACGTGAGGATGCTATGGTCTAGCTGGCAGAGTCATGCCGATGTCCCAGCCATACCTCAAGGCCAAATTCAGTCTCTGCCTTCTCCAGCAGACTGCCCTCACCTCCAGAGAAACTTCGATTTTTAACCTGTGTGTACTAGAATAGGGGAGACCTCCAGGAGGGTCTCAGGACTTCAGTGGAAGGGAGCATGTGCTTGGTGTAGATCCAAGGCCCAAGGTCACAATGTGGAGACAGTCTCACAGGGATCAAACTGTCCTGAGCCAATTTCAACTGGGTACACTTCAAAGTAGGTTGGAGTATAATTTTCCAGTCTTGCTACTGACTGTATTGATCCCTTGAAACAGATTGAGAAAGCAATTGTTTCTAGTCTGTGGAGTACCAATTCATGTCAAAGCTCTCACCAGCCTGTGTCCAGATTTAGAACTGTTTGATTTTGATGTGCCCAGTGTGGAGGCTGCCAGGTAGCAGCTGGGTCCTCTACACCTATGTCCTCTCCTTCTCCAATGTGCAGCCAAACGTCATGACACAGGAGAAAGTTGCTGGCCCTTGCTTGGCTTCAGCACGATCCCAGAGTCTAGTCACCCAGGTGCACCTGCAGTGCCTGACATCTCTCTTAAATGAGAAAGTCGCTTTGCACATCTTGATTTTCACATGACACTCAGACTATTATTATCTGTGACTGACATCAGGATCTATTTCACCCCAAGCAAAGGCAGCGTGTAGATTCTGGCAGCATCGTCTGACATTATGCTGCATCCTCTCTCTTGGAAGCATTGCAAGCTCGTGCAATGCCAGGGATGTTCCTGTCTGTCTGAGACAGATGTTGAAGATGAATaatgtttggaaaggattagagaTGTTGTCACAGGAAGAATCGAGTGCCAGGAGCGACTGCTGAAGGTAGCGCAGGCTCTGATGATGGCCACGTGCCCACAGtactctgcttcctcagtggttTTCAGATGGTGGGATCTCTATACAAGCGCCTAGCAGGAGGCTACAAAGGCAAGCAGAGCCCGGGAACAGCGCCCATTCTTCTAAGGAACAATTAGCAGAATGGCACCTACATAAAAATCCATCTCCTtcactcccctcctcctcccattgcCCCATCAGACTGCTGAGCGTTGGTTATGAGGATAGCCCCTACTAATGGTGTGGTGCATATAGTGGCCATTACTGCTTTCAGTACCCGGGCTCCCTGGTATCTTGTCAGATATGGTGCTTAGGAGGACCGAGGTCTTCAGTAACAGGTGTACAACCCTGTTGTCacctaaatttcttttcttttcttttcatttttctttattaagaaattttctacttgctccacatactatccacagatttcctctcctccttcctcccccctcccaccccccagtcctctttcccaagccatcccgcatccctacatcccccacatcgaggtctcccatagggagtcagcagagcccagcacactgagcctaggcaggtccaagccccttcccactgcaccaaggctgtgcaaggtcaCCTGAATTTTATCTCTAGCTTTCATTTATCAAGACTCTGATATCTTGCTTGTTCACTTTTCAGGAGGTGGCATAGAAGAAAGTGGAAGTCCTGAGGGACCATTAGAGTTGAAAAGTGCTCCCTGTGCAGAGACTCACTGGGAGGTTGGGGTTGTAGACTGACTCACATGCTTGGGTGCGGTGCCATGCGCATATCATCATATTTCATCCATTGGATGAGCCTAGGAAGCTAGGGTTGTGATACTGCTCTTAGAAATGTAGACACAAaggttggggagatgactcagaaggtGAAGTATTTggtgtgcaaacatgaggaccccgAGTTTAGATcccaagcacccatgtaaaatcTGGGTGTGAtcgcatgtgcctgtaatccccccccacccccgcactgaGTCAGTAGACTGGAGGAGCCTGAGGACTCATGGGCCAGCAAACTTAGCTAAAAGAACAAGCTTCAGGTGTCAAACGTAAGCTTGAGAAGTGATTAAAAAGGTATCCTGACATCAATCTCTGACCTTTACATATACCCACACAGCAGCCAAATCCCCTcacaacacatcacacacacacacacacacacacacacacacacacacacacacacacagagagagagagagagagagagagagagagagagagagagagagagagagagagaggacatagAAACAAAGGCTCCACACAGTGTAAGTCACATCTATCGGGCTGCCTGGAGGCCTTTTGAATGGTGTGTACTTGTGTCTACTGCGAACTTGATGGAGACTAGAAGAACAGATACACCATGGACTTCTCCTTCATCATGTACTTATTTCTGGATCTTAGTTCCTATCTCCATGAGCATCATAGAGCTTCCTGTggttctctgccttccccaccccaGGTCTAGCCTGCTACCACATGCCTGCCCTCAGTTCGAATCTCCTCCCAGGCCTATCCCACTGTTCCCATTTCTAGGGTGTCATCATCCAGGAAGACTTCCTTCACCTCCTGGTTATTCCATGGAATCAGTTGTCCCTCCTGTTTCTCCATGGCAATGACTGCCATCCCAACATGGGTCTGAGAACTGCTCTTGTCCGTGTTCTTCACTTGATCCCTGATTTCCACCTGAGTGTGATTTTGTCATGTAAGGGGCACCGGGGCTTCCTGGAGACATTTTCGGTTGTCTTCTCTGGGAGCGCTCCTGGTATCTAGTCGGAAGTCAGAGATGCCACTCAAGAACCTGCAATCCATGGGATGGTCCCCTCAGCAGAGCACTACCCGCTGCAGAGTGCATCAGTGTCAAGGCTGAGAGGGGCCAGTTACTGCAGAGACCCTGGCTTCTCTCCCCGCTCTTTCTTATGTATATAGTTACAAGCACCCGTAATGTTGGCTGGGTATTACTGAACAAATCGAGTAAAGAGATAGGAAGATTCATGATGTCTTTTATCAAAGCCATCAGTCCACTTGTTGGAAGCCTTCTCACAGTAGCTGCATGTCACCATGGAAACCCCTCTTTCTGCACTCTCCACACTATAGGAGCTCTGTCCTTATCAAGGACTGTGTTCTGGTTATAAGCCGAGCACATCAGCAGAAGCGATGACCCTACCCTGATGAAATGCGTTATTGTATGGTAATGTTTTCCCTGAATGTATTAATAGAACTGTATCCAGTGGCCGGACCAAACACACGCTGCTCTTTGGGTGATTAAATGGCCCTGATTAGAAATGACTAATTTCTAATTACTTGGCAGAGGCCCTTCTTACTCCAACTTCCAGGGAATTCTTCTTCTATTGTTTGTCCTAAGTGAGTGGAGCTAATGAAGAAGGAACCAGCCTTAAACCAACACCCACGAGATCTGGTTGTAAGACGGGGCTCTCCAAGGACAAACACTGAGCTAAGAGCATGTCCCGGAGTGGGGATGGGCAAGCCCAGGTTCCTTGTTAACTAGCCAGGCAGATACAACATGGAAACTCTATAGTTCAGGGGAACCTTCAAGAAAATACATGCTGTGTGTGATCCTTCATGCCACCCCCTCCACTGTCCTTCAGCCTGCTGGATCATCTGATCTTATCTTCAGAATTTTAAGTGTAGTATCTCATTTTAAAACCATAATTGTAACACATATGTCCTGTGAAATGTCACCACATCTATCACCTCACACAGTCATCTTCTGTAGGGTGAGATGGCTCACTACTGACTCTCTTTGGAAATTTCAGGAAACAGTAGAATATAGTGCGATAAATAGTCTGTTGTAACAACAGTCACAACACTGCATGCCAGGGGTCTAGAAATTTTTCATCTTATCATTGCACCTTTGACCAACATCTGCCTACCTGTTTTCCCACCTCCTGCCTTTGGCAATGACAGTGTCTTAGCTTCCATTTATAAATGAGGACAGACAGTATTTTCCTCCTTCTGCCTagcatatttcatttcttttctccagGCTCATCTATAGTAAATGTAGGATTTCCTTCTTTGTTTAAGACTAAATATTGCTCCATTATGTTTATATACCACATTTATTTCCATCCCTAATTTGACTGATGGACGAAGGCTGCCTCTGCATCTTGCTGCTGAGAGTACTTCACCCATGATTCTGGGTAAACAAATATCATTTTAACACCATGATTTCAATTCTCTGTGGACATATATCTAGTGATGGGATTGCTGTATCCCATTCTACTCATAGTTGTTCAAAGAGCCTCACATTGTCTTCTGTGATGGATGTACCAATTCACACTCACACCCAAACCCTAGAATAGTGGTCCCCAGCTTTCCTAGTACATTTCCTCAggttggggtgacccccaaccataaaatagtTATTTTGTCACTACtttataactgaaattttgctactgtgctactgttatgagttgtaatgtaaaaatatgatatttgaccccaaaggggtaaGAATCCACAGGTTCAGAGCCATTGTCCTCTACCAAGGCTTCTTTGTGGGTATTTATCCCTTGTCTCTTGACAATCACTACcctattggtgggaatgtaatCTTACTGTGGTTTTGGGTTTGCATTTCCAGGATAATTGTTGATGCCATTTTCAAAGACCTATTGGCTCTTTGTTTTTTGGAAATAAGTCTTTTtaggctctttctttttctttctttctttttttttttttttgcttacaataGTCATTTATTTAAAGTGGGCATCTACAGAGCAAATAATTCTTAAATTGTGATTCAGGTTGAAACAACTTCATAAAAATATGCTGAGACCAGGCACATCCGCAGATCTCAACTACAAGATCACTTCTTTGCCCattcttatttctcttttctttcccgaATAACCTCTTTCAGATAGGGTTCAAGGTAGAATTTGTCCTCCTCATATTTTGCCCACTGCTCCTTAGGCAAGATCTGATACCTCATGGTCAGGTCCACAGCTCTCTTAATTCGAAACATTCTGTCATTATAAAGatctccaggaagccttcctatGGCTTCTTTCACATCTTCAGTCTCATATATTGTGTCATCTTGCATTCCCCCAGTCTGTTGAGTCCTGCAGCATTATAATACCAGTTTCAAAAACCATCCAGCCGCTTGCTTGACTCTGCAGTAGTGGCTCCGCCCGCCATTTTGACCTGAGAGTGAAGCCCTGCCTTCTGGCCCgttctttttttaattggctatttgtttttgttgttgttgttgtattgagTTTATTACATAGTTTCATACTAGTTCTTTATTGGTATAGAATTTGCAAACACTTCCCTCATTGTGTGAGTTGCCTTAACCTATTGTTCTACTCTTCATGACTAATGGTCACTTAGCTACATCTCATAAATGAAATTTGTGAATGACATTATATAGTTCAGTATGCTTAATTGATATTTGCAATGTCAGTTTTTGGCCGTTACTAAAATGAAAtcaattaatgaattaaaatatgacTCATTCAAGAAAGGACTTGAGGCAGATGAAATTCATATAATGTAAATTGGGAAGAGATGGCAGTGAATGCGGAAGAAGAGAAGTGAGGTCAGTGGGTTCCACAGGAAGCACACACGTCAGTGCTCTGCACAGTGGCTGAAGTGGAATGGACACCCAGTGTTTTCTGTCTGGGTTTTCAATAGAGTGAAGAGGATGGGGCCAGTTGAAGGTGTCCTAGTGCTTACACATGAAAATGTGGCAGCCAAAATGGAATTAATCAATAAGATCCAAAACCCTTATGTTAAGATCTATGGACTATTATGGTTCATCTTAGTTACATTCAAAGAAGTTTCCCAAACCTAATTATAAGATAAATCAACTTTCAACTTGTATGTGGTTCTCACAGCTACAGGACTGAAGATCTTGCTAGATTGTAAATATCTTTCAAATCTGGAGTGGCGGTCATGAAATATCTTTAAACAGAGCATGGAGGCGGTGAGTGTCCAAAGCTGACCATCTTCTATTTTTACATTGTGCAGATGAGTTAGAACACTCAGGCTTCACTTTTGAAGTTAGCCACCAGAATTCCAGAAGGAAGAATGCAAACACATGAGAATTCTTACACTTTTGACGCCTAGTACCCCAGTTCCAGGTTGCAGAGCGGTGGGCTCTGCAGGAGCTCTCCAGTTAGATGATGGAGGAGACTGTTCCCATGTAGGTTTTGATCCTAGAGCCACAGACATGACTCAGGCGTAGGATGAACAATGTGTATCCTTTGAGAAGAGGCCTCATAACGGGACTGTCCAGTACGATGCCACTGAGCACAGGTAGCCAGTGAACTGTTGGAACATGTCCTACTTGAATGGAAGTGTGCAGTAGGTACAAAGCACAGAAGATGAGGAGATGTGTCAGAGGGAAAATTGTTTGCTGTGCAATaatgagaacttgagtttggatccccagtacccatgcaAAAGGctaggagctgagacaggaggacaccggactggccagctagtctgtaGGTTGGTGAgttgcaggttcagtgagagacttgtctcaaaaataaagtagagagcaGTTGAGGAAGCCATTCAaaatcaacctctggcttctacatgactgtgcatacacatatatacacacctgcacaaaaaaagtaaaatatattctgCAGTTTAAAGACATACTACTGAAAGAAAGCAACATATTATTCAcagtgtgtacacatatgtattgtgtatgtatgtgtatgggttaGGGTTAGAGAGTTAGAGTTATTGGGGTTGGGTTAGGGttaaggttagggttagggttgggttatGGTTGATTATGGTTAGGGCTTAGGGTTAGGATTTGATTAGGGTTAatgttgggttagggttagggttgttTAGTGTCAGGGTTGGGTTGGGTTAGGTTTTAGATTGAATTTATTTGAGGTCAAGATTTGATTACTGTTAGTGATACATTATAGGGTTAGGTTTAAGGTTTCTGGTTAGGATTAGGTTGGTGATACAAATATCTGAAGCAGAAGTATGTGAAAGTTCAACCTTTGCATCCTTTTGATAATTCATTCCAATACGCTAACTGGGATGAATATTCAGCTGCGACTAATAAAATATTAGCCTCATTGATGTTAACTTTTCTGGATGTATTTCCCCAGTGTCCTCACACAGAAGCTGTAGTCCAAGTGTCCAAAGTTGCATCTTGAATTGGCAGACAGTATTTGTTATCCTCATCACCATTGTCACTACTACATCATCAGCATCTCTActataac
Protein-coding regions in this window:
- the LOC114689804 gene encoding cytochrome b-c1 complex subunit 7-like — translated: MQDDTIYETEDVKEAIGRLPGDLYNDRMFRIKRAVDLTMRYQILPKEQWAKYEEDKFYLEPYLKEVIRERKEK